From the Anaerolineales bacterium genome, one window contains:
- a CDS encoding formylglycine-generating enzyme family protein, which yields MAVLLAACAAPAVTEADTPDGSEEPSQLEQLPVPIEELLVYVPAGRFVMGSDPEFDTLAEDDEFPQHSVLLDGFFIYRNEVTNGLYKQCVAAGDCTEPTIFEEGPSTYYNDPEYLNHPIVGVTWVQADAFCTWADSRLPTEAEWEKTARGEFGNIYPWGNNEPECSLANLDGCFVDPEFTDKIGQRPDGESLYEADDMAGNVWEWTQDWYDEDYYHTAPGMNPGGPENGELRVVRGGSYEDSLEALRSAERMALDPEEAYNNVGFRCVPVGLPSAAKAPFCQTTYTPFCFGDEPDCGPLAQATPQSDEYEFVSFGCPQNGLVNIRIQANKPAGGGETVTVGGVVYTCIDSTVNPGQWICSGSPPTAGTLTTVQVCPGPAAAGGAALVAFGGQPVPPSGDQLVVYQPAPAAQPAGLHAFEPPHRSQGLAAFQTAAGPDYCADGYLYNPTTGQCEQTPDGVGCPEGWSYSAAAYACVPSDGACPAGTIYNSDSQVCEPETGQDCPLGFEYDEASNSCQPGSGDAGGCPAGYYFDTQINCCAPLTGDNLGCEPGFYRSVATNECLPLDQNGCQQGYIYNRYEGGCVPDYGNTQFVNNNCRLPGYVMNEAGQCEPAGTVPTADCGQGAYYNPYSQQCEPLGENGCQPGYRYDPLTEACLPGDGPGSGCPAGYVFSERLNCCAAGPGTDGSACLGDEQPVGRLISYVAAPSLTGFDYGLGYCDPRGSRITGQTECPAGTAYDEELGYCLQTQCGCALGTYYDARSQTCLPYGETQSGCWTYTVSVPVCPYLTPTPSVTQTCDRGETFNPQTQRCEDDSGTSPTVDPRIAYCAAQTGTNCAFVGCTWTGNACVP from the coding sequence ATGGCCGTCTTGCTGGCTGCCTGTGCCGCACCGGCTGTGACCGAGGCGGACACACCGGATGGCAGTGAGGAGCCTTCCCAGCTGGAGCAGCTGCCTGTTCCCATCGAGGAATTGTTGGTATATGTACCGGCGGGGCGCTTTGTGATGGGCAGTGACCCGGAATTTGACACCCTGGCCGAAGACGACGAATTTCCGCAGCATTCCGTGCTTCTGGATGGTTTTTTCATCTATCGTAATGAGGTCACCAACGGACTGTACAAACAGTGTGTGGCCGCTGGCGATTGTACAGAACCCACGATCTTCGAAGAAGGTCCTTCCACTTACTACAACGATCCTGAATATCTCAATCACCCCATCGTGGGTGTCACCTGGGTCCAGGCCGACGCTTTCTGTACCTGGGCCGACAGCCGCCTGCCTACTGAGGCCGAATGGGAAAAGACCGCCCGCGGTGAATTTGGCAACATCTATCCCTGGGGCAACAATGAGCCGGAGTGCTCGCTGGCCAATCTGGACGGCTGCTTTGTCGACCCGGAGTTTACCGACAAGATCGGCCAGCGGCCTGATGGCGAGAGCTTGTATGAAGCCGATGATATGGCCGGCAATGTATGGGAGTGGACCCAGGATTGGTATGACGAGGACTATTATCATACGGCTCCCGGCATGAATCCGGGTGGACCGGAAAATGGCGAGCTGCGCGTGGTGCGCGGCGGCAGCTATGAAGATAGCTTGGAAGCTTTGCGCTCTGCGGAGCGTATGGCGCTGGATCCCGAAGAAGCCTATAACAATGTGGGCTTCCGCTGTGTCCCGGTTGGCTTACCCTCAGCGGCCAAGGCTCCCTTCTGCCAGACCACTTATACGCCGTTCTGCTTCGGTGACGAACCGGACTGCGGCCCGCTAGCCCAGGCCACTCCCCAAAGCGATGAGTATGAGTTCGTAAGTTTTGGCTGCCCTCAGAATGGATTGGTCAATATCCGCATTCAAGCCAACAAGCCCGCCGGCGGTGGTGAGACCGTCACCGTGGGCGGAGTGGTCTACACCTGTATCGACTCGACCGTCAATCCAGGGCAATGGATCTGTAGCGGCAGCCCGCCAACCGCAGGAACACTGACAACCGTCCAGGTATGCCCAGGGCCTGCGGCAGCAGGCGGCGCGGCGCTGGTCGCTTTTGGCGGCCAACCAGTTCCGCCTTCTGGCGATCAGCTGGTCGTCTACCAACCCGCGCCGGCCGCCCAACCGGCTGGTCTGCATGCCTTTGAGCCGCCGCATCGTTCGCAAGGGCTGGCCGCTTTCCAGACCGCAGCCGGGCCTGATTACTGTGCCGACGGATACCTCTACAACCCGACTACCGGCCAGTGTGAGCAGACGCCGGATGGCGTAGGTTGCCCCGAGGGTTGGAGCTACAGTGCCGCCGCTTATGCCTGTGTGCCAAGTGACGGCGCCTGCCCTGCGGGAACGATCTACAATTCCGATTCACAGGTTTGTGAGCCTGAAACTGGGCAGGACTGCCCGTTGGGCTTTGAGTACGACGAGGCCAGCAACTCCTGCCAGCCTGGTAGCGGTGATGCGGGTGGCTGCCCGGCAGGGTATTACTTTGATACGCAGATCAACTGCTGTGCTCCGCTGACTGGTGACAATTTGGGGTGTGAACCTGGCTTCTACCGCTCCGTGGCGACCAATGAATGCCTGCCGCTGGACCAGAATGGCTGCCAGCAGGGCTACATTTACAATCGCTATGAAGGCGGCTGCGTGCCGGATTATGGCAATACCCAGTTCGTCAACAATAACTGCCGCCTGCCTGGTTATGTAATGAATGAGGCTGGGCAATGCGAACCTGCGGGCACAGTCCCCACTGCAGACTGTGGTCAGGGGGCGTACTACAACCCCTACAGCCAGCAGTGTGAGCCTCTTGGCGAGAATGGTTGCCAACCGGGTTACCGCTACGACCCGCTTACCGAAGCCTGCCTGCCTGGGGATGGCCCTGGCAGCGGCTGCCCGGCTGGCTACGTGTTCAGCGAACGACTTAATTGCTGCGCTGCTGGGCCGGGGACGGATGGCAGCGCGTGTTTAGGCGACGAACAGCCGGTGGGTCGCTTGATCAGCTATGTGGCCGCACCTTCATTGACCGGCTTTGACTACGGGCTGGGCTACTGTGATCCGCGGGGCAGCCGCATCACGGGCCAGACCGAATGCCCGGCTGGCACCGCCTATGATGAAGAGCTGGGCTACTGTCTGCAGACCCAATGTGGCTGCGCTCTGGGTACCTATTATGATGCTCGCAGCCAGACCTGCCTGCCTTATGGTGAAACCCAGTCCGGTTGCTGGACTTACACGGTCTCCGTACCGGTGTGCCCATACCTGACGCCGACACCTTCGGTCACGCAAACTTGCGACCGCGGCGAGACCTTTAATCCCCAAACACAGCGCTGTGAAGACGATTCAGGAACTTCACCTACTGTCGATCCGCGGATTGCCTATTGTGCTGCGCAGACGGGAACCAATTGTGCATTTGTGGGGTGTACATGGACTGGCAATGCCTGTGTGCCTTAG
- a CDS encoding site-specific DNA-methyltransferase: MDFHARVVHGDNLSVLKALPDGCVNLIYIDPPFNTGKRQARSQLRTERDANGDRSGFQGQRYSTTVLGSRSFEDQFEDYLQFLEPRLRQAQRVLAANGSLYFHVDYREVHYCKVLLDQIFGRQNFLNEIIWAYDYGARPKDRWPPKHDNILLYVRDKQHYTFNLDDIDRIPYMAPGLVGAEKAAKGKLPTDTWWHTIVSPTGKEKTGYPTQKPLGILRRILSASSNPGELVLDFFAGSGTTGAAALELGRRMLLVDANPEAIDVMKARFDGQPVDFFTEAEFLKG, translated from the coding sequence ATGGATTTCCACGCCAGGGTAGTACACGGCGATAACTTGTCCGTGCTCAAGGCGTTGCCCGACGGCTGCGTCAATCTGATCTACATTGACCCACCGTTTAACACCGGCAAGCGCCAGGCACGCAGCCAACTGCGCACAGAGCGGGATGCCAATGGCGATCGCAGCGGTTTCCAAGGTCAACGCTACAGTACGACAGTGTTGGGCAGCCGCTCCTTTGAAGACCAGTTTGAAGATTATCTGCAGTTCTTGGAGCCGCGGCTGCGCCAAGCGCAGCGTGTGCTGGCGGCCAATGGCAGCCTGTACTTCCATGTCGACTATCGCGAAGTGCACTACTGCAAGGTCTTGTTGGATCAGATCTTTGGCCGCCAGAACTTTTTGAACGAGATCATTTGGGCCTATGATTACGGCGCGCGGCCCAAGGACCGCTGGCCGCCGAAGCACGACAATATTTTGCTGTATGTGCGTGACAAACAGCACTACACTTTCAATTTGGACGATATCGACCGCATCCCCTATATGGCCCCGGGCCTGGTGGGGGCGGAGAAGGCTGCCAAGGGCAAGCTGCCCACCGACACTTGGTGGCACACCATCGTCAGTCCCACCGGGAAAGAGAAGACCGGCTATCCTACGCAGAAGCCACTGGGCATCCTGCGCCGCATTCTGTCCGCCTCGTCCAACCCCGGTGAACTGGTGCTGGACTTTTTTGCCGGCAGCGGCACCACCGGGGCAGCAGCCTTGGAATTGGGCCGCCGCATGCTGCTGGTGGACGCTAATCCGGAAGCGATTGATGTAATGAAAGCGCGTTTTGACGGCCAGCCGGTGGATTTTTTTACCGAGGCCGAATTTCTGAAAGGTTAA
- the smpB gene encoding SsrA-binding protein SmpB: protein MNDKVLASNRKASHDFFLLEKYEAGLVLQGSEIKSIRAGQVSLKEAYVRTDGYEAWLVNAHIAPYNPASAENHKPLRERKLLLHRKQIAELWDETQRKGNTIVPLRIYLKGGRAKLEIAVARGKKKWDKRQDIAKRDAERDMARALKQSD, encoded by the coding sequence ATGAATGACAAAGTCCTGGCCAGCAACCGCAAAGCCAGTCACGATTTCTTCCTACTCGAGAAGTATGAAGCCGGCCTGGTGCTGCAAGGCAGCGAGATCAAGTCGATCCGCGCCGGACAAGTATCCCTAAAAGAAGCCTATGTGCGCACAGACGGGTACGAAGCCTGGCTAGTCAACGCGCATATTGCCCCCTATAACCCAGCCAGCGCGGAGAACCACAAACCCCTGCGAGAGCGCAAGTTATTGCTGCACCGCAAGCAAATCGCTGAACTGTGGGATGAAACCCAGCGTAAAGGCAATACCATCGTGCCTCTGCGTATTTATCTCAAGGGTGGCCGCGCCAAACTGGAAATCGCCGTGGCACGTGGCAAAAAGAAGTGGGACAAACGTCAGGACATCGCCAAACGCGATGCAGAACGTGACATGGCCCGCGCTCTGAAACAGAGCGACTGA
- the erpA gene encoding iron-sulfur cluster insertion protein ErpA, translating into MTETITLTASAAEAVRGLLQQRQVEDHALRVFIQGGGCSGFQYGMALEPSPRENDFVLEQHGVRVVVDEVSMGYLRGANIDYVNDVMASGFKIDNPNASSACGCGHSFRTDGQDAPEHAHGAGCGC; encoded by the coding sequence ATGACTGAAACGATCACGCTGACCGCCTCGGCCGCGGAGGCCGTGCGTGGTTTGCTGCAACAACGCCAAGTGGAAGACCACGCTCTGCGCGTCTTCATCCAGGGCGGCGGTTGCTCCGGCTTCCAATATGGCATGGCGCTGGAACCCAGCCCGCGCGAGAATGACTTCGTGCTCGAGCAGCACGGCGTGCGCGTGGTGGTGGACGAGGTTTCGATGGGCTACCTGCGCGGCGCCAACATTGACTACGTCAATGATGTCATGGCCAGTGGTTTCAAGATCGACAACCCCAACGCCAGCTCGGCCTGCGGTTGTGGCCACTCCTTCCGCACCGACGGCCAAGACGCCCCGGAACATGCCCACGGCGCGGGCTGCGGCTGCTAA
- a CDS encoding SH3 domain-containing protein — MRNFLFRLLISLMLLVLGLVWLPWPAASPVYAQQPTVSVPTVTGTAIGAYIVVNLDQERINVRTGPGTDYPAVGILLPGEQAAARGRSVGGDWIQVAYAPADTGLGWVFAPLVTMFNVISLPIIEPPSTPTPRVTPTIDPTLAAQFVLEIPATRLPTYTAVEPLEIPQFEQAATGRVGGIPIGMFITGLGLMGLFATVVAYLRER; from the coding sequence ATGCGTAACTTCCTATTTCGTCTGCTGATAAGCTTGATGCTTTTGGTGCTGGGCCTGGTGTGGCTCCCATGGCCTGCTGCCAGCCCCGTGTATGCCCAACAGCCCACGGTTTCGGTGCCAACGGTAACCGGCACGGCGATTGGCGCCTACATCGTCGTGAATCTGGACCAGGAGCGCATTAATGTGCGCACCGGCCCCGGCACGGATTACCCGGCTGTCGGCATCCTGCTCCCTGGCGAGCAGGCCGCCGCCCGCGGCCGCTCAGTGGGCGGCGACTGGATCCAGGTCGCCTATGCGCCTGCGGATACTGGGCTCGGCTGGGTGTTTGCGCCGCTGGTGACCATGTTCAACGTGATCAGCCTGCCGATCATTGAGCCGCCTTCCACGCCGACCCCGCGCGTGACCCCCACGATTGACCCGACCCTGGCGGCCCAGTTTGTCTTGGAGATCCCGGCCACGCGCCTGCCCACCTACACTGCCGTGGAACCGCTGGAGATCCCGCAGTTTGAACAGGCCGCCACCGGGCGAGTGGGCGGCATTCCGATCGGCATGTTCATTACCGGCTTGGGTCTGATGGGCCTGTTTGCCACGGTAGTGGCCTATCTACGCGAACGCTAG
- the tkt gene encoding transketolase has translation MRPNAELEQKAINTLRFLSADAIQTANSGHPGLPMGNAAVAYTLWTQHLRHNPKNPAWAGRDRFVLSGGHGSMLLYSLLHLTGYDLSLEDIKQFRQWESKTPGHPEYWLTPGVETSTGPLGQGFVNAVGMAMGGAHLAARFNRPGHTLFDYYVYAIVTDGDLMEGITAEAASLAGHLKLGKLVFLYDDNSISIDGSTSLAFSEDVGKRFEAYGWHVSQVADGNDVAALDAAIQAAQADPRPSLIKVRTIIGYGLPKRAGTEKAHGEPPGLEELNGAKAALGWPQEPWFLVPGEVLELYRDALEQGAERQAAWEADLAAYRGAHPQLAAELERIIKGDLPAGWDKDLPVFPADAKGMATRVSSGKVLNAIAEKLPDLLGGSADLHPSTKTFIDSAQAFSAETPQGRSVHYGVREHAMGAVVNGLNTTPGIIAFGATFLVFSDYMRPALRLSALSPHHSIWVFTHDSVGLGEDGPTHQPVEHLAALRAIPNMTVIRPADANETREAWLAAIRRRNAPTCLIFTRQDLPTLDRKTYASAAGLHKGAYVLADLGQGVPEMILMATGSEVSLIVEAGAKLTAEGHRVRLVSFPSWELFAAQPKSYRERVLPPSVTRRLAVEAGVAQGWERWVGAQGEIISLERFGASAPGDEALKKLGFSTANVLKQARKLLAGQG, from the coding sequence CGGGATCGCTTTGTGCTCTCGGGCGGGCATGGCTCCATGCTGCTGTACTCCCTACTGCATCTGACCGGCTATGACCTTTCGCTGGAGGACATCAAACAGTTCCGCCAGTGGGAGAGCAAGACGCCCGGCCATCCGGAATATTGGCTGACCCCCGGCGTGGAAACCAGCACCGGCCCGCTGGGCCAGGGCTTCGTCAACGCGGTCGGCATGGCCATGGGTGGCGCGCACCTGGCGGCACGCTTCAACCGGCCGGGGCATACCCTGTTCGATTACTACGTTTACGCCATCGTCACCGACGGCGATCTGATGGAAGGCATCACTGCCGAGGCGGCTTCGCTGGCCGGGCATCTTAAGCTGGGCAAGCTGGTCTTCCTCTACGATGACAACAGCATCTCGATCGATGGCAGCACCAGCCTGGCCTTCAGCGAAGATGTCGGCAAACGTTTCGAGGCCTATGGTTGGCATGTGTCGCAAGTGGCGGACGGTAACGATGTCGCCGCGCTGGACGCGGCCATCCAGGCTGCCCAAGCCGACCCGCGCCCTTCGCTGATCAAAGTGCGCACGATCATCGGCTACGGCCTGCCCAAGCGCGCCGGCACTGAAAAGGCGCATGGCGAGCCACCCGGCTTGGAAGAGTTGAATGGCGCCAAGGCCGCCCTGGGTTGGCCGCAGGAACCCTGGTTCCTGGTTCCCGGTGAAGTGCTGGAGCTGTACCGCGACGCGCTGGAGCAAGGCGCCGAGCGACAAGCTGCCTGGGAGGCGGATCTGGCCGCTTATCGGGGGGCGCACCCGCAGTTGGCCGCCGAACTGGAACGCATCATCAAGGGCGATCTGCCGGCGGGCTGGGACAAGGACCTGCCGGTCTTCCCGGCTGACGCCAAAGGCATGGCCACCCGCGTCTCCTCCGGCAAGGTGCTGAATGCGATTGCCGAGAAGCTGCCCGATCTGTTGGGTGGCTCTGCAGACCTGCATCCCTCCACCAAAACCTTCATCGACTCCGCCCAGGCCTTTTCAGCGGAGACGCCGCAGGGTCGCAGCGTGCACTACGGCGTACGTGAGCATGCTATGGGCGCCGTCGTCAACGGGCTCAACACCACGCCGGGCATCATCGCCTTCGGGGCCACCTTCCTGGTCTTTTCCGACTACATGCGCCCGGCGTTGCGCCTCTCGGCGCTCTCACCGCACCACAGCATTTGGGTCTTCACCCATGACAGCGTCGGCCTGGGCGAAGACGGCCCGACTCACCAGCCGGTGGAGCACCTGGCCGCTTTACGCGCCATCCCCAACATGACCGTCATCCGTCCGGCGGACGCCAACGAGACGCGTGAAGCCTGGTTGGCGGCCATCCGCCGCCGCAACGCCCCCACCTGTCTGATCTTCACCCGGCAGGATCTGCCCACCCTGGACCGCAAAACTTATGCCTCAGCGGCCGGACTGCACAAAGGCGCCTATGTACTGGCCGACCTGGGCCAGGGCGTGCCGGAGATGATCTTGATGGCTACCGGTTCTGAGGTTTCGCTGATCGTTGAGGCTGGAGCCAAACTGACCGCCGAAGGCCACCGCGTGCGCCTGGTCTCCTTCCCCAGCTGGGAGCTGTTTGCTGCCCAGCCCAAGAGCTACCGCGAGCGCGTGCTGCCGCCCAGCGTCACCAGGCGCCTGGCGGTGGAAGCGGGCGTGGCCCAGGGATGGGAGCGCTGGGTCGGCGCGCAGGGCGAGATCATCTCGCTGGAGCGTTTCGGCGCCTCGGCCCCGGGCGACGAAGCTTTGAAGAAGTTGGGCTTTAGCACTGCTAATGTATTGAAGCAGGCGCGCAAACTACTGGCTGGTCAGGGCTAA
- a CDS encoding histidine ammonia-lyase, with protein sequence MSDLIIDGEQLSLADVQRVATTRHPVSLAPDALKRMQASHTWLNEIVAAGKPVYGINTGFGIFADKQISPADIAKLNRNLILSHAMGTGPELPTEVVRAAMLIRANTLAAGVSGARPELVQTLLQMLNKGVTACIPSQGSLGSSGDLAPLSHLALVMTTDEHEREGESGWAEYEGQRLRGAVAMAAAGIPRLVLGPKEALAVTNGATFSAALAALTIQVAETLLDAAELSAAMSLEAVLGASAAFDERLHTARRHLGQIEVAARIRTLTAGSTLLDAAGRVQDVYSLRCAPQVQGPARETLVYVRGIIEKEINAATDNPLLFGPGESLSGGNFHGEPVGMAMDFLAIALSEVAAISERRSYHLLDGSLSGLPPMLVAGGAAAGLNSGLMLLQYTAASLVLENQGLAAPDSVRSLPTSAGKEDHNANAMTAARHAWQVAYNTAQVLALELACAARALDLRLAQMPGAQPGRGVATVHQRIRAAAPFKEDDTLWSVEVDAIRSQLLAGELTT encoded by the coding sequence ATGAGCGATCTGATCATTGACGGCGAACAACTCAGCCTGGCGGACGTGCAGCGCGTCGCCACAACTCGCCATCCAGTGAGCCTGGCTCCCGATGCGCTAAAGCGCATGCAGGCCAGCCACACTTGGCTGAACGAGATCGTTGCCGCGGGCAAACCGGTTTACGGTATCAACACGGGTTTCGGCATCTTTGCCGACAAACAGATCAGCCCGGCGGACATTGCCAAGCTCAACCGCAACTTGATCCTAAGCCACGCCATGGGCACCGGGCCGGAGCTGCCCACGGAAGTCGTGCGGGCCGCCATGCTGATCAGGGCCAACACCCTGGCAGCCGGTGTCTCCGGAGCCAGACCAGAGTTGGTGCAGACACTGCTGCAAATGTTAAACAAGGGCGTGACTGCTTGCATCCCTTCGCAGGGTTCGCTGGGGTCCTCCGGCGACCTCGCGCCTCTCTCTCACCTGGCCCTAGTGATGACTACCGACGAGCATGAGCGCGAAGGCGAATCCGGCTGGGCTGAATACGAAGGCCAGCGGCTGCGCGGCGCGGTGGCCATGGCCGCCGCCGGCATCCCGCGCCTCGTGCTGGGGCCGAAAGAAGCGCTGGCGGTGACCAACGGCGCCACCTTCTCCGCCGCCCTGGCTGCGCTAACCATCCAGGTGGCTGAAACCCTGTTGGACGCGGCAGAACTCTCGGCGGCCATGTCGCTCGAGGCCGTGTTAGGTGCCTCGGCCGCCTTCGACGAGCGGCTGCACACCGCCCGTCGCCACCTGGGCCAGATCGAAGTCGCTGCCCGCATCCGCACCCTGACCGCCGGCAGCACGTTGTTGGATGCGGCGGGCCGTGTGCAAGACGTCTATTCACTGCGCTGCGCCCCGCAAGTGCAAGGCCCGGCACGCGAGACCCTGGTGTATGTGCGCGGCATCATCGAAAAAGAGATCAACGCCGCCACCGACAATCCTCTGCTGTTCGGTCCCGGCGAAAGCTTGTCCGGCGGCAACTTCCATGGCGAGCCGGTAGGCATGGCCATGGATTTCCTGGCCATCGCCTTGAGCGAAGTGGCCGCCATTTCCGAACGGCGCAGCTACCACCTGCTGGACGGTAGCCTGAGCGGCCTGCCGCCTATGCTGGTAGCCGGCGGCGCGGCCGCCGGGCTCAATTCCGGCCTGATGCTGCTGCAGTACACAGCCGCCTCGCTGGTGCTGGAGAACCAGGGCCTGGCCGCGCCGGACTCGGTGCGCTCTTTGCCCACTTCAGCAGGCAAAGAGGACCACAATGCCAACGCCATGACCGCCGCCCGCCACGCCTGGCAGGTGGCTTACAATACGGCCCAGGTGCTGGCGCTGGAACTGGCCTGCGCCGCCCGCGCCCTGGATCTGCGCTTAGCGCAAATGCCGGGCGCACAGCCGGGCCGCGGCGTGGCCACCGTGCACCAGCGCATCCGCGCCGCGGCGCCTTTCAAGGAAGATGACACGCTGTGGAGCGTCGAAGTGGATGCCATTCGTTCCCAGTTGCTGGCTGGCGAATTGACGACCTAA
- the tal gene encoding transaldolase: MTTVPQKLYALGQSLWYDNIERRLLENGELEAMIQRGDIYGVTSNPSIFNNAIVNSSDYDAQLAELAKLGAGTAEIFDALSIQDIQAACDLFLPLYQSSRGGDGYVSIEVHPDLAHDTAATQAEVTRLWGLVDRPNLMVKIPATPEGVPAIRHAIAAGANINITLIFSQQRYAEVIEAYLAGLEERVENNLPIGHQASVASFFISRIDSKIDGWLDAIVAEGGPRAAQAAALKGKIAVANARLAYQLFKQQFSSERFAVLQKKGARAQRPLWASTSTKNPEYPDLLYVDTLIGEQTVNTLPPQTLEAVKHHGKAELSIEADLDAARAHLQELTELGLSLDQATTELEAEGVAAFSKAIQTLFEAIEQRAKAIG, from the coding sequence ATGACCACTGTTCCGCAAAAACTGTATGCCCTGGGCCAATCCCTGTGGTACGACAATATCGAGCGCCGTTTATTGGAGAATGGCGAATTGGAGGCCATGATCCAGCGCGGCGATATCTACGGCGTGACCTCCAACCCCAGTATCTTCAACAACGCCATTGTTAACTCCAGCGATTACGATGCCCAACTGGCTGAACTGGCCAAGCTGGGCGCCGGCACCGCGGAGATCTTTGATGCGCTCAGCATTCAAGACATTCAGGCAGCCTGCGACCTGTTTTTACCGCTGTACCAGAGCAGCCGGGGCGGCGACGGTTACGTCAGCATTGAGGTTCATCCAGACCTGGCCCACGACACAGCCGCCACCCAGGCCGAGGTCACCCGCCTGTGGGGCTTGGTGGACCGGCCCAACCTGATGGTCAAGATCCCGGCCACGCCGGAAGGCGTGCCGGCCATCCGGCATGCGATTGCCGCCGGAGCCAACATCAACATCACGCTGATCTTTTCGCAGCAACGCTACGCGGAGGTGATCGAAGCCTACCTGGCCGGTCTCGAGGAACGCGTCGAGAACAATCTGCCCATCGGCCACCAGGCTTCAGTGGCTTCTTTCTTTATCTCGCGCATTGACAGCAAGATCGACGGCTGGCTGGATGCGATTGTTGCCGAGGGTGGCCCGCGCGCCGCCCAGGCCGCCGCCCTGAAGGGCAAGATCGCGGTGGCCAACGCCCGGCTGGCCTACCAGTTGTTCAAGCAGCAGTTCAGCTCAGAACGGTTTGCTGTGCTGCAGAAGAAAGGTGCCCGCGCCCAGCGGCCGCTGTGGGCCTCCACCAGCACCAAAAATCCGGAGTATCCCGACCTGCTCTACGTGGATACCTTAATTGGCGAGCAGACCGTCAACACGCTGCCGCCGCAAACCTTGGAAGCGGTGAAGCACCATGGCAAGGCTGAGTTGAGCATTGAGGCCGATCTGGACGCGGCGCGCGCTCACCTGCAAGAGCTGACGGAGCTGGGCCTCTCCCTCGACCAGGCCACCACTGAGCTGGAAGCCGAGGGCGTGGCCGCCTTCTCCAAGGCGATACAAACCTTGTTTGAGGCGATTGAGCAGCGCGCCAAGGCGATCGGCTAG
- a CDS encoding enoyl-CoA hydratase/isomerase family protein — MSGVEFSVDAQGIGTLTIDRPAVRNALDWEAMGLFSDLIDRAARAIDLRALIVTGGGETFVSGGDLRVLEKYTRRRDGLRLAVIMGNALQRLRALPCPTIAAINGPARGGGAEIAAACDQRVMASGADIGFVHASLGITTAWGGARFLLQLVGYPMALELMATGRVLNAQEAKEIGLVQHVVAAGEALHAARELAGQMARHPQQAVEAAKRLLRSAMISPLAAKHAERRLFAQLWDSEFRREAVRRFLHRKP, encoded by the coding sequence ATGTCAGGTGTTGAATTTTCAGTCGATGCTCAGGGGATTGGCACATTAACCATTGACCGCCCAGCGGTGCGCAATGCCCTGGACTGGGAAGCGATGGGCTTATTTTCTGATCTTATTGACCGGGCCGCCAGGGCGATCGACCTGCGCGCCCTGATCGTTACAGGCGGCGGCGAAACCTTCGTCTCAGGGGGCGACTTACGTGTTTTGGAAAAATACACCAGGCGACGGGATGGCCTGCGTTTGGCCGTGATTATGGGCAATGCCCTGCAGCGCTTGCGAGCCTTGCCTTGTCCGACAATCGCGGCTATCAATGGCCCTGCACGCGGGGGCGGCGCGGAGATTGCCGCGGCCTGTGACCAGCGCGTGATGGCCAGCGGAGCGGATATTGGTTTTGTGCATGCCAGTTTGGGTATTACCACTGCCTGGGGTGGGGCGCGCTTTTTACTGCAGTTGGTGGGCTACCCTATGGCGCTGGAGCTGATGGCCACCGGACGTGTGCTGAATGCCCAAGAGGCCAAGGAGATCGGCCTGGTGCAGCATGTGGTGGCGGCCGGCGAAGCTTTGCACGCCGCACGTGAGTTGGCAGGCCAAATGGCACGGCATCCCCAACAGGCCGTGGAAGCCGCCAAGCGCCTATTGCGCTCAGCCATGATCAGTCCGTTGGCGGCCAAGCATGCTGAACGCCGTTTGTTTGCTCAGTTGTGGGACAGCGAATTCCGGCGTGAAGCCGTGCGCCGCTTCTTGCACCGCAAGCCCTAG